Proteins found in one Pelmatolapia mariae isolate MD_Pm_ZW linkage group LG7, Pm_UMD_F_2, whole genome shotgun sequence genomic segment:
- the LOC134632149 gene encoding uncharacterized protein LOC134632149 isoform X1 yields the protein MDSAISHHNKLQTAHTSQDNDPKHTAKVIRNYLQCKEEQEVLEVMVRPPQSSDLNIIECVWDYMKRQKGLRKPVSTENLWLVLQDLWNNRPAEFLQNATLRTRCLNLLGFQQFMEDSEMTSDLMDEGKELNRQESHLLGEETTVKREVQRSCSSLDILLKIED from the exons caggacaacgaccccaaacacacagccaaagtCATTAGGAACTATCTTCAgtgtaaagaagaacaagaagtactggaagtgatggtaCGGCCCCCACAGAGCTCTGATCTTAACATCATCGAAtgtgtctgggattacatgaagagacagaaggggTTGAGGAAGCCTGTatccacagaaaatctgtggttagttctccaagatcttTGGAACAACCGACCAGCTGAGTTCCTTCAAAATGCGAC TTTAAGGACCCGCTGCCTTAATCTTCTGGGCTTCCAGCAGTTTATGGAAGACAGTgaaatgacctctgacctgatgGACGAGGGAAAGGAGCTGAACCGCCAGG AAAGTCATCTGCTGGGAGAAGAAACAACAGTGAAACGGGAAGTACAAAGAAGCTGCTCATCACTGGATATTCTGCTTAAGATTGAAGATTGA